A window of Adhaeribacter arboris genomic DNA:
GACGCGCCGCAAAACGCCCGAACTTATTTTATTTACTACTTTACTGGGCTTTGTGGGGTTTGCCGGCATTCAACGGTTTGTGGTGGGCAGTATAGGGATGGGAATTCTGTACTTTTTCACGGCCGGACTTTGCTTTATCGGTACTATTATCGATGCCATTAATTACCGGCGAATAGCTTTTGAGTATAATATAAAAGAAGCGCAAAAAGTGCAGATAATGGTAGTGAGTCAAATGGGTGGTCCGTACACGGGGCGATAAAGGTATATGGTAAATTTTTCGTCGCTTTTCCGGAAACCCGAAAAAGTAGTTCAGCAGGTATATTTTAGTCCGGGTACCGATTGCCTGAACGCCATTCTGGAGCAGATTGAAACGGCGCGTACTTCTCTTAAAATATGCGTTTTCACCATCAGCGACGATCGGATAACCCAGGCAATCTTACAAGCTCATCGCAGCCACGTTGCCGTTAAAATTATAACCGATAACGAAAAGTTGTTTGATATGGGCTCTGATATTAAACAATTGGCGCAGGCGGGAATTCCCATCCGGGTAGATAATACGGCTAACCACATGCACCACAAATTTGCGATCGTGGATAATGGGCTAGTTTTAACCGGTTCGTATAACTGGACCCGCAGCGCCGCCAAGTATAATCACGAAAATCTGGTTATAACTTCTGCCAAAAGTATTGTAACGGATTTCGGTTACGAGTTCGACCGCTTATGGGAAATTATGGTACCTCTTTAAATGACTTTCTTCTTACTCCCAAGTACCGGCAAACAGTACCACCCGCCAGCCATCCGGATCTTCAAAAGTAAGGCCTTTATCCTGCCAGTAAGGATTTTCGGGCGGAACCGGAAAGTACCCCAGATTTTGCAAGCGGCTCACTGCCGCATTTAGAACAACTTGGTCCGGAATGTAAAAAACCAGTAGATTATCCTTGGTGGGCGCCGGACAAGGACTACCGGCTACGTGTTGCGTAAATTCCAGGTGATACTCCCGCCCCGGCAAACCCAACATAACACCATCATAGCCCGCGTGATTAGCAAAAGAACTTAGCTTTTCTAAGCCTAAACCTTCGGTATAAAATTGAATTAATTTGGCTAATTGATCGGTTGGACGGGCAATCCGGACTTGGGCGAAAGAAAGCATAAAACGGTTAACTTAGAATAAACTATAGGTTTACTAGGGTGAAAGCGTACTACCTAACAATATCTCGGCCTGTTCGTTAATTTCCACCTCCAGAATTAACCTGGCCCGGATAATCCAGAACCAAATTACATAAAGTTCTTACGCCTAGCTTAAAACCACTTTCGTCGATGAAGAAGTCGGGAGTATGGTGCGAAGGCGCTTCTTCGCGCTTTTTGCCTTTGGGCATGCCCCCCAAAAAAACAAACAAGCCCGGTACTTTTTCCTGGAAGAAGGAAAAATCCTCGGCTCCCGTTACGGCCGGGCGTAATTCTACATTTTCGGTGCCCGCCGTACGTTGCAGCGTAGGCAGCATTTTTTCGGTTAAGGCCGGTTGATTATACGTTACCGGATAATGGATGCTCAACGGAATTTGTACTTCGGCGGTGGCACCGGCGCTTTCGGCCG
This region includes:
- a CDS encoding TM2 domain-containing protein — encoded protein: MANVLNYLPHLEADEMAFIQGFFQNLNDQQAQQFTDIYRTRRKTPELILFTTLLGFVGFAGIQRFVVGSIGMGILYFFTAGLCFIGTIIDAINYRRIAFEYNIKEAQKVQIMVVSQMGGPYTGR
- a CDS encoding phospholipase D-like domain-containing protein, with the protein product MVNFSSLFRKPEKVVQQVYFSPGTDCLNAILEQIETARTSLKICVFTISDDRITQAILQAHRSHVAVKIITDNEKLFDMGSDIKQLAQAGIPIRVDNTANHMHHKFAIVDNGLVLTGSYNWTRSAAKYNHENLVITSAKSIVTDFGYEFDRLWEIMVPL
- a CDS encoding VOC family protein gives rise to the protein MLSFAQVRIARPTDQLAKLIQFYTEGLGLEKLSSFANHAGYDGVMLGLPGREYHLEFTQHVAGSPCPAPTKDNLLVFYIPDQVVLNAAVSRLQNLGYFPVPPENPYWQDKGLTFEDPDGWRVVLFAGTWE